Genomic window (Rosa chinensis cultivar Old Blush chromosome 6, RchiOBHm-V2, whole genome shotgun sequence):
TCCATTTTCATCTTTGAGCTCCTGCTGAGGTTTCCTTACCCAGCACTGCAAAAGGAAAAGGTTGACCGTGTATTCGGAAAACCATGGATGCAAAGGGACATAACATATGACTTGTTATTGCTTGAAAATCAGATCCCATTTTTCATTCTTGAGTATCTTTATTCCTTAGCCCTTACCCGTAATACTATTCCTCTGGAAGCTAATGGGGTGCTTTCTCTCTTTGAGCTTACCCACCGATTTTTGGGGAAGAGCGTATACATATGGCCATAtgcagaaatgaagaagaaactcGAGCATAAACAAATACAacattttgttgattttgtccTCACATGTCATCGACCTTTACCTTCTGAGCTTCCCAATGCGAAGAAACTCACGACTTTAACCATACCAAATGCAACAGAATTATACCAGTCCGGAGTCAAGTTTGTGAAGGTCGATGACAAAAACATATTTGACATAAAATTTAAGAATGGGGTCCTGAAAATTCCACACTTGAGAATCCGCGGGTCAACAGAAATTTTCTTTCGGAATCTCATTGCCTACGAGCAGTGTGAGTTCCATGATCACTACTTCCACGATTATGTGTTCATCATGGATGGCCTGGTTGACAGTTCTAAGGATGTGGACTTGCTTGTTAAGGCGGGAATCCTTGACTCTAAGCTACCGGATAGTGAAGCAACAGCAAGTTTTATCAGTTCCCTTGACTCGGGGCCTATTCTGTTCAGTAAAAAATCCTATGTTACTGATCTCTGTGACGCTCTGAATGCATACTATAGAGTCCCCCAGCACAAGTGGAAGGCAAGCTTGAAACAGGACTACTTTAGTACTCCATGGGCTGGACTGTCTATTGTTGTAGCGGCTATTCTCGTTGTGCTCACTTTTATTCAAACAGTGTGCTCTATAATGTCTTTGTAGATTGTATTTTTGATTCAGTTTTATGTTTATGCACTTCAGATTTGTTGTTCATGTACTGATGTAAGATAACTAAGAGTGATTGCTTTGTTTGTGTGCTCTTGTAAACTTCAGATTTGTTGTTCATGTACTGATGTAGCATGATTCTTGGCTACGCCGAGCGTAGCGTACGCCCAAACGATAATTAACGGAAGGGCAAAAATGTCATTCCCAGTTACATAAACGACAAACCAGATGAAGTGGGTGAAAAATTTTAACTGAGGCTCTCACGTCTCATTTCTCTAGCCTCTGCTTGCAGTATCTTCTGAACAATCTCCTAACACTGATGCAGAAGTGTATAAGTACAGAACCACTTGGAGGCAACAGGCATGACAATGAACTCAGAAAGTTTCAAGCCCATTGCAGATATTAGCtgctcaaaagaaaagaagaataaaatctAAAGAGAAAGCGCAAAACTGAGATCGTCTTTGATTAAGAATATATGGTTTAGGACTTAAATGTTCGATTGAATTTTATGGGTGAACAGATGTACGGATTGAATGGAGATTATGATTCTGGATGAGATCAAAAGACTGTA
Coding sequences:
- the LOC112169320 gene encoding UPF0481 protein At3g47200; the protein is MGELQPKNLKQKLEKVSPLSPRCCIYRVPKRLRNQNEKAYTPQVVSIGPLHHGGKDLEAMEDHKIRYVKDFLERTKVSMEECFNALKEWETEIRACYAVKIEYEETELVEMVLVDSIFIFELLLRFPYPALQKEKVDRVFGKPWMQRDITYDLLLLENQIPFFILEYLYSLALTRNTIPLEANGVLSLFELTHRFLGKSVYIWPYAEMKKKLEHKQIQHFVDFVLTCHRPLPSELPNAKKLTTLTIPNATELYQSGVKFVKVDDKNIFDIKFKNGVLKIPHLRIRGSTEIFFRNLIAYEQCEFHDHYFHDYVFIMDGLVDSSKDVDLLVKAGILDSKLPDSEATASFISSLDSGPILFSKKSYVTDLCDALNAYYRVPQHKWKASLKQDYFSTPWAGLSIVVAAILVVLTFIQTVCSIMSL